The nucleotide window CGTCGTCGACGGCGGCGAGTGCCGCCGAGGTGAGGGGCGCGACGGTCACCGTCATCCCGAGCCCGAACAGCAACACTCCCGGCAGGACGGCATCCACGTATCCCGAGCCGGGCTCGACCCGGGACATCAGCGCGAACCCGCCGGCCGCGATGAGCGGGCCGACCGTCATCGGCAGCCGAGGCCCGGTGCGCTGCGCGAGTCTGCCGACCAGCGGCGACCCGAACAGCATGATGAACGTGCTCGGGAACATCGCCGCGCCGGCCTCCAACGCCGAGTAGCCGAGACTCTGCTGCAGTTGCAGCGCCAGCAGGAACAGCGCACCACCGAGCGCCGCATAGACGAGGAGCGTCGTCAGGTTGGCGCCGGTGAACTGCGACGAGCGGAACAGTCCGAGCGGCAGGAGCGGCGCCGCGACCCGTGACTCGATCACCACGAAACCCACGAGCGACACGACACCGGTCACCCCGGCGGCGAGGGTTGCGCCGCTCCACCCGGTCGACGGCCCCTCGATCAGCGCATAGATCACGCCGGCGAGACCGACGGTCATCGCGATCGCGCCCGCGATGTCGAGCCGGGCGTCGGACGGCGCGCCCCGCGATTCGGGCACGTGCCGGACCGCGATCCACAGCGCGCCCAGGGCGAGCGGCACGCTCAGCAGGAACGTCCATCGCCACGACGCCGCGTCGACGAGCCAGCCGCCGAGGAATGGTCCGAGCGCGGTGGTCGCGCCGGACATTCCGGCCCACAAGCCCACGGCAGCGCCCCGGTCGGACGGCTGGATCTCGGCGTTGATCAGCGCCAGACTTCCGGGGACCACGGCGGCCGCGGCGATCCCCTGCACGATCCGCGCGACGACGAGCAGCTCGACGGTCGGTGCCAGCCCGCACGCGACCGTCGCCACCGCGAACACACCCAGACCACCTGCGAACACCAGCCGGCGCCCGTACCGGTCACCGGCGACGCCACCGATGAGCAACAGCGAGCTCAGCGTCAACAGATACCCGTCGAGCACCCACTGCTGACCACGCAAGCCCGTGTCGAGGTCACGCGCGATGGCCGGTAGTGCGACGTTGACGACGGTCCCGTCGATGAAGGCGACGCCCGAACCAAGGACCGCGGCGACGATCAACCATCGACCCGCCGGCGACGCGGCCGGCACCCCTCGGGACCCGGTCTCGGCCGAGCCGTGCTCACTCATCGGTTGTCGTCCATGTGTGCCCTCCGGACCTGGGTCGCGTACCTACCCAGGGTCGGGGCCACCTCGCCCGCGCGCAAGCACATCGGCGAGCCCGTCGAACTGGTGGCCGCCCACCGGGTGCCGCTGCACCGTTGCCGCCGGGAGGAGCGCCGTGTTCAGATCCAGATGTTCGACGGGCACCACGTCGTCGTCGATGCAGTGGTGGAGGGAGAGAGTCAGCCCTTCGTGGCTCGGGAGCGAGTGGTCGGCCGGTACGTACTGGGGAACATCCCAGCCGTCCGGCCCCCAGTTCGGCATCGCGAGCAGCACAACATTTCTCGGTTCTGGTACGCCGTCCGCCGTGAGGACGTGCAGCAGTACCGTCGCACCGAAGGAATGCGCGACGACGACATCATCGGCGCCCAACCCGGCGAGGTGTTCTCGGATCGGTCGAGCCCACGCCTCGATCGACATGTCGTCGTCGGAGAACCTCGGAATGTCGAGAGACGCACCAAAGGCAGCCGACAACGAGTCCGCGAGCGGCCCGTCCTCGACGTAACCGCCCGCACCGTGGATGAAGAACAGTCGACGCTGGGGCATGGGATCTCCTCGAAGTCGCGTTGGGTCATCAAGGTTGACTTCGGCGCGTGGCCGTTCTCATCGCCTCACCGTGCAGTCGGACCGCCCGCCTCCAGCAGCGACTTGAGCCGGGCGAGGTCCTTCTCCACCATCTGGGTGTCGCGGTCGAACTCGTCGTCGGACATGGCCAGCTGCCTGATGGTGAAGACCACCTCCGCGCCCTGCGGATGCGCCAGCACGCGCAGCGGGTTGAGCACGGTGTCCCCGGTGGGGAGCACGACCTCGTGGTCGACGACGCCGAGTGTGTTCCGCGGGACGAACCGTACGGTGGCGGTGCCCATCGGCGACTCGACGAGGAGTTCGTCACCACGCCGGGTCACCTCCGACGTCGCCAGTCCTGCGGCCCACCGCGGCAGATTGTCGGGTTCGGCCGCGAAGTCGTAGACCCTCGCGGGCTCGGCGTTGATGACCACGCTCACATGCCGGCTGCGCATGAGCCCAACCTAGCCGGTGCACAGTCGACGTAAAACGGCGCCCAGTCGACGGAAGACCGGGGTCAGGACGGCGAACCGTTTCCCGCCTCGACGGGCTCGGCGAGTTCCCGCTCGATGAGCTGTTCGGCGACCTTGGCCAGCGGCGTGTTGGTGTCCTGGGACAGCCGCCGGAGCAGCGCGAACGCTTGGACCGCGTCGATGCGGAAGCGGTACATGATCATGCCCTTGGCCTGGCCGATCACGTCCCGGCTCGCCAGAGCGCTCTGGAAATGCTGCTGCTGGCGCGCCGCTCGCAGCGCCAGTGCGGCATGGGTCGCGAACAGGAGCCCGATCTCCAGGGATTCCTCCCCGAACACGTCGGTCTCGTCGGAGAAGACGTTGAGCGCACCGATGGTTCCCTTGTCGGTGAACAGCTTGAACGACAGGCTCGAGCGCAGCGGCGTCTCGTCGATGACCCGGGCGGAGAACGCCGGGAACCGCTCGTCGCGACGGATGTCGTTGACGAGCACGGTGTGATGGTCCCAGGCGGCCTGCAGGCACGGACCCTCCCCGGTTTCCCGCTGGATCCGGTCGGCCTCGTTCATCAGCGGGTCGGTCGGCGCGAGTGTGTCGAAGTTCTTCTTCTGGTCGACGAGCAGGACACCCGCGTACCGAGCTCCGGGGACATGCTCGACGGCCCCGGCGGTGATGGAGTCCAGGACCCGGCCGGTGCTGTCTTCGATGCTCTCCGGCACCGCATGCATCTGCCGCGCCAGTTCGGCGATCTTGAAATGCACATCTGCGTCCACCGGGCACTCACCTCTGCTTCGAGCGGCCGGTCGAGTCCGGCACGTCACGTGATCCTACAAAATCCATGGGCTGGTCATCGGGGTCCTTCGTTGCGCACCCGGTCGCGGATGGGTGTGGACTCCCTCGTTCTTTGAGACGATGAGGCCCTTACCCCGCCGTGCTGTGATCTCTACCATGGGGCGGGTGATCAAACGCCTGAGTGTTTCCGTCCTCTGTGTCATCGCTGCGATCACGGGGGCGGTGGCCGTCGGAACACCGACCGCGCAGGCCGCACCATCGTGCTCCGACGTCGAGGTGGTGTTCGCGCGCGGCACCGTCGAGACGTCTCCGCCGCTGGGTCTCACCGGCATCTCCTTCGTCGAGGCCGTTCGCTCGCAGCTGCCGGGCAAGTCCGTCAGCTCCTACGGCGTCCCCTACCCCGCGAGCGACAAGTTCGACAATCGGCTGAAGTTCGCCCAGACGGTCGCCGACGGCGTCCGCACCACGCAGAACCGCATCAAGTACCTGGCGGCGAAGTGCCCGGGTACCAAGGTCGTCCTCGGCGGTTACTCCCAGGGCGCCGTAGTCGCGGGATACTCCGTGCACGCGGGACTCGACCTGCCGGCGCGGTACGCCACCTACGACCGGTTCGTCCCGCCGCCGCTGCCGGCGAACATGGCCCGCAATGTCGCCGCGATCGTGCTCTACGGCGCCCCGTCGGATCGGTTCATCGACGACATCGGCGCTCCCCCGGTGAAGGTCGCCGCGCCGTACCGCAGCCGCACCGTTCGCTACTGCATCCCCGGTGACACCATCTGCGACGGAGCTCCGGTCGGCGGTCCCAACGCCCTGCACGTGCTGTACTCGGTGAACGGTATGACGCTGGAGGGCGCCCGATACGTCGCCCGGCGCGTCTGACCGGAGAAGCTCACACGGCTCAGAAGTCCGGCGCCGGCACGACTTTCGCGAAAGTCCTGCCGGCGTCGGACTTCTCCGCTTGATAGACGAGAGCGAGCTCGGCACGCTCGAAGTTGCGGAACCACTCGTCCCAGCTGATGTGCTCGAGGCACTCGTCGGCGGTCCGGCCGGTGAAGTCGATGCGGAGCACTCCGGTTCCGCCGACGCTTCTGACGTCGCGAACGCGCGCCGGCACACCCTGATGGGTGGTCACCCACTCCCGGATCTCGTCGTGATCGCGCGTCGTCTTGCAGTGAGACCCCATCGGTCGTCTCCTATCGTGCCGCACCGAACCCAGCCTTGGGCACCCCGGTTCTCCCGGTCACGACCAGCCCACTTCTCGGACTCCGGTGTCGTTCCCGCTCGCGAACCGCTCGTCGGTTCGGTGTCCTTACCCAACAAGCGCTTTGGTCAATCGTGCGGACGGGAGATTTCTCGCGTCGACCCCGGCACGGCTCGGAGCTCGATCCTCAGGTCGAAGTGGTCCAGCGAGTGCGGCATGTCCACGACACCGGCTCGCGCCCGTGGCGAGAGCACGTTGTCGTCGAGGTCGACGTCGCGACAGATCGCCGCCAGCACTGCCGTGGCGAACATCAGCACCACATTGCGTCCCGGGCATTCGCCCGGCCCGTCGCTGAACGGGACGACGCCGGCGAGTTCCTGAGCTCGTCCGTCTGTCCAGGCGTCCGGGGTGAAGCGCTGTGCGAAGTCCATCGCATCGTCGTCGCGCTGGAAGAACTCCCCGATCACGATCGTGGTCGCACCCTCGGCGACGACGCCGCCGTCCCACGGGACATCCCGGGTCGCCTCCCGCAGGATGGCGAGGGTCGTCGGCCACAGACGCAGGGATTCGAGGACGGTCGCCCGAAGTGTCGGCAGGACCCGTGGCTCCGCGGAGTCCACAACCGCGGCCTCCGTTCGGGCGGCGGCCGCGGTCACGGGGTGGGACGCGAGCAGTGCGAGTGCCCGATGGATGGCCACCGCGACGGCGTCGAACGCGAACAGCCAGTGCGGGATCTGACCGATCGGGTCCAACGAGCCGGGCTTGCCCACCGCGTTGCGGACCACTGCGGCCAGCGAGTCCTCGGGAGCCGCGGCCACCAGATGGTCCAGACGTCGTCGGAAGTTGTTGTAGGTGGCGGATCGACGAGGGAAGGCGTACCCCCAGTTGGCGTCTCGTCGGAGCACCGTCAGCAGGTCCGTCACCGTCTCGTCGTCACGCGCTGCATCCCCGAAGACGAAGCGGCGCACCATGCGCCAGTGTGCGACCACGTAGGTGTCCCAGGTGAGACGGCCCTCGGGGAGGGTGGGGAGCAGTTCCGCGACTTCGGATTCGATGATCTCCCCACACCGCCGGTGGAGAGAGTGCACGTCCGCCGAGGTCTGCAGGGCGAGTTCGTTCAGCTCCCGCCTCGCCTGCCGATGCCGGTTGTCCGAGATCAGCACACCCGTCGGCTGAAACCGGGAGAGTGCTGCGACCTTCTCCTTCGACGCCGGGTTGAAGGGTTCCGGCGTGCCGTGGAGGGTTGCCGTCACCGCCGGCGGGCGCAGCGCGAGCACCATCGAGCGCGGAAAGGTCAGAGCCAGCGCGTCGGCGTCGTGGCGGGACCGCAGGCCGTTGAGTACCCGGGCGGCCCGGCCGTGGGTGTCGACTCGCCCACCGAGGCGGACCATCGTCTTCCGGCGCGCCACAACACCTTCGGCGATCACCGGGGCGAGCACGCCGAGCAGGACTCGCCCGGTGTCCCCGAGCCCCGCGCGGGCCAGGCGCGGTGTCGTTGTCACCGCACCGCCGCTGTCCTGCACGCCATCATCGCGTCCCTGCGTCATCAGCGACAACACTCCCATCGCAGAGTATTCACGCCGGGCGGACCGCGGCGTCGGCCGTCCCAGATCTACCCGTCGACCGGGCGCCCCAAACCGTCGGCATGCGCGGTGTCCAGCGAGGCGTCGAGGCGACGGAAACCGTCCCGGACACACACCGCCCCGTCCTCGACGGAAGTCACGTCCGCCCACGGGATGAGCACCGTGCCGCGATGCAGCCAAGCGAAGAACCGGTTGAGCGCCCAGGGCCGCGAGACGCCCTGGCGCTCGTAGCCGAGGAAGGACACGCGGTTTCGGCGGTTGACGAGCAACCCGACGAGCCGCAGTTCGTCGTCCTCCACCTCGAAGCGGAGGTCGATCACGTGACCGAGGTGATCGCCGCCGGAATCGTGGACGGCACAGCTCAACAGGTCGCTGGCGATCATCGCTGCCCATTTCCCGGGATACGCGCGACGATGTGGTCCCGGCACCATCGTTCGGGCCACGCGAGCTCGAGAT belongs to Gordonia sp. KTR9 and includes:
- a CDS encoding DHA2 family efflux MFS transporter permease subunit, which gives rise to MSEHGSAETGSRGVPAASPAGRWLIVAAVLGSGVAFIDGTVVNVALPAIARDLDTGLRGQQWVLDGYLLTLSSLLLIGGVAGDRYGRRLVFAGGLGVFAVATVACGLAPTVELLVVARIVQGIAAAAVVPGSLALINAEIQPSDRGAAVGLWAGMSGATTALGPFLGGWLVDAASWRWTFLLSVPLALGALWIAVRHVPESRGAPSDARLDIAGAIAMTVGLAGVIYALIEGPSTGWSGATLAAGVTGVVSLVGFVVIESRVAAPLLPLGLFRSSQFTGANLTTLLVYAALGGALFLLALQLQQSLGYSALEAGAAMFPSTFIMLFGSPLVGRLAQRTGPRLPMTVGPLIAAGGFALMSRVEPGSGYVDAVLPGVLLFGLGMTVTVAPLTSAALAAVDDELAGTASGVNNAVARLAGLLAVAVLPAVAGIDAGHGDPLGDGFRMAMYICAVFCAVGGLVAACTIRSSTDVRPQVRAGMDTACQDAATRAG
- a CDS encoding alpha/beta fold hydrolase; the encoded protein is MPQRRLFFIHGAGGYVEDGPLADSLSAAFGASLDIPRFSDDDMSIEAWARPIREHLAGLGADDVVVAHSFGATVLLHVLTADGVPEPRNVVLLAMPNWGPDGWDVPQYVPADHSLPSHEGLTLSLHHCIDDDVVPVEHLDLNTALLPAATVQRHPVGGHQFDGLADVLARGRGGPDPG
- a CDS encoding SRPBCC family protein; its protein translation is MRSRHVSVVINAEPARVYDFAAEPDNLPRWAAGLATSEVTRRGDELLVESPMGTATVRFVPRNTLGVVDHEVVLPTGDTVLNPLRVLAHPQGAEVVFTIRQLAMSDDEFDRDTQMVEKDLARLKSLLEAGGPTAR
- a CDS encoding GAF and ANTAR domain-containing protein; this translates as MDADVHFKIAELARQMHAVPESIEDSTGRVLDSITAGAVEHVPGARYAGVLLVDQKKNFDTLAPTDPLMNEADRIQRETGEGPCLQAAWDHHTVLVNDIRRDERFPAFSARVIDETPLRSSLSFKLFTDKGTIGALNVFSDETDVFGEESLEIGLLFATHAALALRAARQQQHFQSALASRDVIGQAKGMIMYRFRIDAVQAFALLRRLSQDTNTPLAKVAEQLIERELAEPVEAGNGSPS
- a CDS encoding cutinase family protein; the encoded protein is MGRVIKRLSVSVLCVIAAITGAVAVGTPTAQAAPSCSDVEVVFARGTVETSPPLGLTGISFVEAVRSQLPGKSVSSYGVPYPASDKFDNRLKFAQTVADGVRTTQNRIKYLAAKCPGTKVVLGGYSQGAVVAGYSVHAGLDLPARYATYDRFVPPPLPANMARNVAAIVLYGAPSDRFIDDIGAPPVKVAAPYRSRTVRYCIPGDTICDGAPVGGPNALHVLYSVNGMTLEGARYVARRV
- a CDS encoding cytochrome P450, translated to MTQGRDDGVQDSGGAVTTTPRLARAGLGDTGRVLLGVLAPVIAEGVVARRKTMVRLGGRVDTHGRAARVLNGLRSRHDADALALTFPRSMVLALRPPAVTATLHGTPEPFNPASKEKVAALSRFQPTGVLISDNRHRQARRELNELALQTSADVHSLHRRCGEIIESEVAELLPTLPEGRLTWDTYVVAHWRMVRRFVFGDAARDDETVTDLLTVLRRDANWGYAFPRRSATYNNFRRRLDHLVAAAPEDSLAAVVRNAVGKPGSLDPIGQIPHWLFAFDAVAVAIHRALALLASHPVTAAAARTEAAVVDSAEPRVLPTLRATVLESLRLWPTTLAILREATRDVPWDGGVVAEGATTIVIGEFFQRDDDAMDFAQRFTPDAWTDGRAQELAGVVPFSDGPGECPGRNVVLMFATAVLAAICRDVDLDDNVLSPRARAGVVDMPHSLDHFDLRIELRAVPGSTREISRPHD
- a CDS encoding PRC-barrel domain-containing protein gives rise to the protein MIASDLLSCAVHDSGGDHLGHVIDLRFEVEDDELRLVGLLVNRRNRVSFLGYERQGVSRPWALNRFFAWLHRGTVLIPWADVTSVEDGAVCVRDGFRRLDASLDTAHADGLGRPVDG